From Methanobrevibacter sp., a single genomic window includes:
- a CDS encoding zinc ribbon domain-containing protein produces MSEKFCPNCNFENGNDDNFCQECGSHLDLADYIESKKLDKTFTQKVKSFFGNKHIDKLNNEIEEFIKFSYDLKISDNVNGTYVKNGELYEYEGIRNWVGISDIFGVIIDIHNDGRIIV; encoded by the coding sequence GAAAATGGAAATGATGATAATTTTTGCCAAGAGTGTGGATCACATTTAGATTTAGCAGATTATATTGAATCAAAAAAATTAGATAAAACTTTCACACAAAAAGTTAAGTCATTTTTTGGAAATAAGCATATTGATAAACTTAACAATGAAATTGAAGAATTTATAAAATTTTCATATGATTTAAAAATTAGTGATAACGTAAATGGAACTTATGTGAAAAACGGTGAACTCTATGAATATGAAGGTATTCGCAATTGGGTTGGCATCTCAGACATTTTCGGAGTGATCATCGATATTCATAATGACGGGCGCATAATTGTTTAG